The Nostoc sp. 'Peltigera membranacea cyanobiont' N6 region CACCTGCAATCTTGAATAGCCCAAACTTACTGATAATCTCCCTGGTTTTATTGCTTGATGCCCCCGGCATATCTACTATTATTGAGTCGGGTGATTCCGCTTTGATTTCCGTAAAGAAGCGTTTCGCCTCTGCCACCTCCAGGAAGTTCAACAGCCTTACCCCTGAGCCAAAGTTTTGATAGTACTCGTACAGTTCTGGATTCTCTGTATCTGCATCATAAGCTAGATAATTAATTCCTTTATTGTGCATTACATCCAGTAGCAAGCGAGTAAAGGCAGTCTTACCTGTACCACCCTTGCCCCCCAGTATCATCACGATCCGTTTCATATTTCACTCCTATCAGTGATGTTAAATTGGGCAGAAGTCTTAGGTGTTGTTTTTTTACGTTTTGTACTTTGAGATGCTGAAGGTGAGGATACTTCACTACTATCAGGTGGTGAACTATCTGGCTCTACTGCTGGAACATCATTATTAGTTGTGGTTGAAGAATCAGTTGATTCTGGCTCAGAGTCAGAATTAACTGATTCTTCAACCGCTTTATCTGATGATTCATTACTCGAACTATTCTCCGTTAAAGTTGTTGCTTTTTTATGAAAACTCTTCAGACCACTGGCCGCTAGTTCTACCCCATGACCTTTAAACACATCAGAAACATCGTCATAAGAATAGCCAGCGTCTAACATATCTTGAATAGGTTTAGCCAAACTGAGAACTAAATCTGACAGGCTGATAGTTTTAGGAGTCGCGGCTTTCTGTTTCAGACTGGTTTGAATATCTTCGATTTTTGATAAAGGGACAGCTTTCGGTTTGCGCGACATATTCAGCACTAGTAATAAATTACTCCATTGTAAAAAAGTCGTGGTCAGAAAAAGTTTAAGTTTCTTATCGTGATGTGACGAATATCAACAGAAAAAGGTTTGTATTCTCGTGAGGTAGACTAGTCTAAAAAAGCAGTTACCCATGAATCAACATCCTTCGTATCACTAGTATGGCCAGCATTGCTAATAGACCCTGCCCTCGGTTACACCGAGGAAATTGCACAGAGTCAATCGTGGTGAGCCAAAGTCTCATACTCCCCCAGTCTCCGGTTGTGCCCCTTGGTTCTGGTTTTCCCTAGCCTGTCGTGGGGGCATAGGCAAGCAATACACCGTAACGCACTACGTGCTACTTTTACCTTCGGTAAAAGCGGTGTGTTTGCTTGTTGGGGGTGTCCCCCAAACCCCCGAAAACCGTTCTTTTCAAGGGGTCAATAAGTCAAGAGAGTTCCGGGTTATTCGCCTACCTGCTCGGCGCAGAGCGCCGTAGCAGCTACAGCGAATAACCCGGTTAAAAATAAATATTGAAATATATAAACGCCTAACTAGTTATGCAAGCAGACCCACGTATAAATCTCAGTAATCAACTAACTGACACATTAAACAATCGGTCAGTAGCACCAGATTCTAAGCGAGAAGTAACCATCACATTTAGGGCTAGCTATGTTGAAAAAGCGAGACTAGAGCAACGGTGCAGTGGAGTTGTGCAAAGCGATTATATTAGAGCGAGATTATTTGACTACCCCCTACCACATCCTAAATTAGTCATACCGGAAGTGAACCGACAGGCTATCTATGAACTAAAAAAGATTGGCAACAACCTAAATCAACAGACTAGAGCCATTAACGAAGCTGTAAAAATTGGTAGTCAACCGTTGACTAACGAGGTGAAATCATATCTAAAAACTCTTGAAGAATTGACAGCACTTTTAGAACAAACTCGCCAATCACTCACTCAATCTACGGGAGAGGGGTAGCTAAATGATTACCAAAGTCAAAGCTAACAAATCATTTCGTGGCACTACTAAATATGTGCTTGAGAAAGAGAAAGCTAAGATTATTGGCGGGAATATGTACGGGAGAAGTACCAATGAACTGGTAGAGCAGTTTACCTTATCAGCCCATCTTAACCCGCAGCTAAAAGACCCATGCTATCACTTAATGCTTAGTGTACCTAAGACTGACAGAACTCTCAATGATGACGAATTATCTAATCTGTCTCAGAAGCACTTTGCGAATATCATTGTGCTATCGCAGTTAAAAGGTGATGAATCCCAAGTCAAACAGCCAGATAAAAGGATAGCTGATACTAAACTAAACCAGCTAGTTGATGAATTTATAGAATCAGAACTACCAGCTTATGACTTCTTTATAGCGCGACACTCAGACAAAGAACATGACCACACCCACATTGTTGCATCTAGAGTTAATAACCTAGACGGTAAATCTATTCGTACCTGGAACAATTACGCCCACTCTGAACACTCAGCCCGACTACTAGAGCGGGAATTTAAGCTAACCCCAGTCCAAAGTAGTTGGGAAAGTAAGCAGAAAGCTATGACCCGCAATCAGCTTGAACGGGTCGAACGCGATGGACTTCCAGGTGAACAAATAATGCGACGGGCGATTGAGCAAGTGGCAGCAGATAAACCTACAATGCCCCAGCTAATTGAGCAGTTATGGAGAGAGCATCAAGTCAAATCCATCGTCAGTTATTACGGTCACGGTGGGGTAAGAGGCATCAAGTTTGGTATTGATATTGGCTCAGTTAATGAAGATGGTAGCCCTCGTCTACTCTGGAAACAGGGAGGTAATCTCAATAAATATAAGTGTTCATTTACAAAGCTTCAGTCCGAATTGGGGATAACTTATGACCCTATACGGGACGATAGCAAAATTAAACGCTTAAATAATTTCTTAGAATCTGTAGATAATAGCCAAGTTAATCAGCAACTAATATCAACTATTTTCCCGAAAGAAGCTCAATTTATAGCCCAAAATAAACACCAGCTAAACCCAGCTACATCAGATACGGAACAACGAGCAAGTTCAGAACTAATAAATACAATCTCTGATTTTATTGAACAGTCAGCAGTTGAGTCAATCTTAAGTGAAACGTTACCACAATTAGCAGAACAACTGTCTCAATATAACCAGCAGTTATCAGCAGGTAGAACCGCATTCGACGAGCTATCATCGGCGATTACTCAAGAGTTACAATCCCATACAGAGAAGAAAGCTATCTTATCAATCTCTGATTATATTGAGCAATCAACTGTCGAGTCAGCCTTAACTGAAGCAGTATTAGAATTAACGCAACAACTTTCTCAATACAAAGAGGAACTCGTTACAGCTAAAGCTACATTTAATGACCTGGATGCAGTGCTTGCGACTGAGTTAAAATCATATCTAGAGAAGAAAGCTATCTTATCAATTTCTGATTATATTGAGCAATCGGCTGTTGAATCAGCATTAACTGAAGCAGTATTAGAATTAACGAAACAACTTTCTCAATACAAAGAGGAACTTGTTACAGCTAAAGCTACATTTAATGACTTGGATGCAGTGCTTGCAACTGAGTTAAAATCATATCTAGAGAAGAAAGCTATCTTATCAATTTCTGATTATATTGAGCAATCAACTGTCGAGTCAGCCTTAACTGAAGCAGTATTAGAATTAACGCAACGACTTTCTCAATACAAAGAGCAGCTATCAGCAGGTAGAACCACATTTGACGACCTCGAATTGGTGATTAATACTGAGTTACAATCCCATATAGAGAAGAAAGCTATCTTATCAATTTCTGATTACGTTGAGCAATCGACTGTTGAATCTGCCTTAACTGAAACAGTATTAGAATTAACGCAACAACTTTCTCAATACAAAGAGCAGCTTGTTATAGCTAAAACTACATTCAATGACCTGGATGCAGTGCTTGCGACTGAGTTACAATCATATCTAGAGAAGAGAGCCATTTCATCAATTTCTGATTATGTTGAGCAATCAACTGTCGAGTCAGCCTTAACTGAAACAGTATTAGAGTTAACACAACAACTTTCTCAAAATCAGCAGCAGCTATCAGCCGGAAGAACCATATTCGACGACCTGGAAGCAGCGATTGTTTATTTGGAGCAACTGCATAGATCACAAAAACCAGTGGATGCAATTGCTCTTAATCAAACTCCAAGTATAACCACAGATAAACCAAAGCTAAAAGAAGAACTTTCAGCCGAGTTATATAAGTATTACAGCGCCGACTTGCAAAACTTATTAGTGACCGACCGAGATAAAGAAATTGCTATACGGGCGCTATTAGATAATAAGCCACACCAAGATGTTGAAGAAATTCTCTTTGCCAGTCCAGCCGGATGGACACAAGATGAAGCTAAAGAATTGGTACTTATCGCTAGCAATCAACTGGCAACTCAAAAGTCAGAACCAGAACAGTCATTCGATGAAAATCAGCGTATTGAATCGGAATTATTAGCGATGGCTGTGCCTATTGCTGTTGAATTAATCAACTGGCAGTTAAGAGAAACTGGCTCAAATAGCCTGAGATTTAAACGTGCCACTTTAGAGAAACAGGGTCGAGAACTGGTATTTAGCCATGATGAACGAGGTGAGATTTTCCGAGTGGCAGTCAACCGAAACCAGTCAGGTGAGCTTGAGTATTCACCGATTAATGTGGGTGAGGTTAAAAACGAAGACCTGAACTTTTGGCAAGAAGCAGACCGCATATTGCAACAAATAATATCAGAAAAACAGCAACAATCAATCAGACAAAATAAAGGAATATCTCTCTAGCGATGGCGCAACTCTTAACCGCTTCGCTCAATCAAGAGCAGTGTCTGCCACTGCCACAAATCCTATCTGGAGCCACCCAGATTGTTACAGGCATCGGCAGACACGGAGCTTCGCCGCATAGAACTTAAGAGTTGCTTGGATTGTAATAATTCGACTCGATTCTGGTCGGTTAAGTCAGATTTATTTGAGAAGGATAAGGTTATTAATCGTAATCTTTTCTGAACTAACACACTGATAAATGATTACTTTATTACTTAGAATTATAGTGAAATAAGTACTACTTTACACAAGTAATGTCTTCAGTGTGTGAGGTCAAAGCTTGCTATAACAAGCTTAAGAGAAAAAGGAATTGAAAATATAGGGCTATATAGATTATTGTATTGTTGATTTAGTAATGAAAATGTCTAAAAGCAGATGGCGACCACCATCTGCTTATTAAGACTCCTAATTGAGATCACCAAGTAGGAGGTTATTTTATGTTGCCAAAAAATTCTAACGAGACATATCCACAAAAAGATAGAGAGTTTTTAGAGCAAATACCGCAAAGTCAATCTCCATCCCTCAATGGTTTAAGGGTACTTGTGGTAGATGACAATGAAGATTGCTTGTGTATAGTTACGTTTATTTTGTCAGATTACCAGGCACAAACCAAAACGGCAACATCGGTGGATGAAGCTATAGAAGCAATTGAAGAGTGGAAACCAGATATTGTGATCAGCGACATCGGGATGCCTAACAAGGACGGTTACTCACTAGTTAGCTCCATCAGAAACAAAGAAGCGTCAATGGGTGGGTTTCTTCCAGCCGTGGCTTTAACAAGTTATGTGTATCCAGAAGACATTAGCGAAGCAATAGATGCAGGGTTTCAAGAGGTTATTCGTAAGCCTTTTGAACCTGATGAGCTAGTTGCAGTTTTAGCAAGGCTTACAGGACAAACTATATAAAAATAAGTTCGACTCATAGCCTTAGAACTTAAGAGCCATTAGATAGCGGTAAACCACAGGTTCATGACTTGAGTACGCTTGTTGCTGACTTTAGTCCATATAATCACGGCTGGATAGTAATTCAACTATCACACTCTCTATTGACTCTAGATTCTCAAGCTTAACTAGAAATCGATCAAAGCCTGCATCTATTGCCTTACTTTCGGAAAATTCCCGTGTATAAGAAGTAATAGCGATTGCTGGCAACTGCCGGAAGTATGGGCTGGAATGTCCCCGAATTTGCTCAATCAACCAATTTCCATTATGCTCAGGCAACCTGACATTGGATACCAGAATATTGGGATGAAACGATTCGAGGATGCCGAAGGCTGCCTCTGCGTTGATCAAAGCCATCACCTCTGCACCTGCTGTTTCCAGAACGAAGATGAGCAGGTCTGCAATATCTGGCTCATCCTCTACCAGCAAGATCCTGATTCCAACAAGGCGCTGTTGTGAATTTAACTTACTTTCTCGATTGCTTGTTTGATTCGTCCTCATACCGTCTTATCGTTTGCTGATATAGCTTACCTCTTCTATTGCAACGTAGAGAGCGGAATAAGCCTTCAGTCTGATTAAACAAATTTAGCTAGAAAAATAACCCCGTTAGGATGAATTTGCCTAGCTGTTTTACCAAAAGCTGCTCGTCACAGATGCCTTAGTTAGTCGTTAGTCCTGGCTAACCCCAGCACGTCTCTGGTAACAGTGTTCATGCAAGGGCATGAATGAATAGAGAAGACTAATAGGTTCTTATTACACCTTTGAGCCATTACGTGTAATTGCTGCCTATATATATTGATCTGGCGTGATCGCTTTTTTGGCATTGAGCCGACAATCGGGTAATTTCCATTTATTTCTCCATCTGGTCATTGGTTGCGATCGCTTTCAAGACTGCACTCCCATGCAATCACGTCAAATCTCGCCACTATTTCAAATACCGTAATATGCTCTACGCTACTAGCGAGGTTTACCCTGTCGTAATTTGGCGAGAATCAAAACAGCTTGTCAACGTACTCTTGTAGATCACTGCGTTTAACTCGCCAACCCTTGCCAATTACTTTGGCTTTTAACGAACCCGCCGTAATTGCATCTCGCAGGAATTCTCTAGACAACCCAGTTAGCGCTTGTGCCTCTGCAATAGTCAGTAGTAGCTTATCGGCGATCGGCACTACTGGGTGATTGTCACCTCTGCCCAGCAGCCCTTCAATGATTGAGGACAATTTATCAATTACCCCAATCTCGCCAAACTCCGCAATCTCGCCAGAAGAATGCACTAATTTACCTGTCTGTGGCTGTTGCTCTGTCGCTATTTGGCGAGATTCAAAGGCAGGTTTTACGGTCGGTTGGTTTAGTTCTTCCTTGAATGCTTCCAGTTCGGTTTGGTCAAAGTTGGCAGTCGGGCGAGTTTTCCCTTTCTCGTACTTAACACCGATTCGCCCTTGTTGGACGTAGCGCTCTAAGGCTCTAACGCTCACGCCTAGATAGTCTGCGGCTTCTTGCTTGTTCATAAATATCGCCAAATATCGAAACTCGCCAAAATCCTATCAGTGATTGGCGAGTTTTGGCGAACTTTGGTGTAGGTGAGCGCTTGGGTTGCTTCTCTATTCATATCTCTATGGGAGCAACGTCGTATTTGACCTTCAAGAATTATTTCTAATCAACTGCACCAAAATAGATTCAAGGCTTTGTAGAGCCGCGTTAGTAGTGCGTTGGTGTTCTTCAAAATTTCGCTGGTGCTGTTCATGGCTATCACGTAACTCAAGCAAGACATCATCCAAAATGGCGCTACGACCTAGTACCCGGTCTACGTTACTTGTTAGTTCTCTCATTTCTTGGCTTAGTTCTCTCATGCCTTGCCTGAGTTCATCAACTTGTGTTTGTGTCTCAGCTTGTCTTTCAGCTAATCCTAAAATTATTTGTTCAGCGCGGTCTAGTGGGTGAACGAAAAAAAGCGTGGGGAAGAGAGATTAGTTAGCGTATACTCTCCGCTAACTAATCTCTGACTAATATAGATGTTAACTCTCATCAAACTTTTGATTATTTTTGATATCTTGCAGCTTCTTCAACTAGGTCATTTAGTCCTAGCTCTAGTGTATGAAGCACCTGGTTTAACGCTTCGATTTTTGTCCGATTTTTCATCATCTCAACTGCTTTTAAGAAAGCTGGACTACCTGCTTTACCAATATATTGATGACAAC contains the following coding sequences:
- a CDS encoding relaxase/mobilization nuclease domain-containing protein, which codes for MITKVKANKSFRGTTKYVLEKEKAKIIGGNMYGRSTNELVEQFTLSAHLNPQLKDPCYHLMLSVPKTDRTLNDDELSNLSQKHFANIIVLSQLKGDESQVKQPDKRIADTKLNQLVDEFIESELPAYDFFIARHSDKEHDHTHIVASRVNNLDGKSIRTWNNYAHSEHSARLLEREFKLTPVQSSWESKQKAMTRNQLERVERDGLPGEQIMRRAIEQVAADKPTMPQLIEQLWREHQVKSIVSYYGHGGVRGIKFGIDIGSVNEDGSPRLLWKQGGNLNKYKCSFTKLQSELGITYDPIRDDSKIKRLNNFLESVDNSQVNQQLISTIFPKEAQFIAQNKHQLNPATSDTEQRASSELINTISDFIEQSAVESILSETLPQLAEQLSQYNQQLSAGRTAFDELSSAITQELQSHTEKKAILSISDYIEQSTVESALTEAVLELTQQLSQYKEELVTAKATFNDLDAVLATELKSYLEKKAILSISDYIEQSAVESALTEAVLELTKQLSQYKEELVTAKATFNDLDAVLATELKSYLEKKAILSISDYIEQSTVESALTEAVLELTQRLSQYKEQLSAGRTTFDDLELVINTELQSHIEKKAILSISDYVEQSTVESALTETVLELTQQLSQYKEQLVIAKTTFNDLDAVLATELQSYLEKRAISSISDYVEQSTVESALTETVLELTQQLSQNQQQLSAGRTIFDDLEAAIVYLEQLHRSQKPVDAIALNQTPSITTDKPKLKEELSAELYKYYSADLQNLLVTDRDKEIAIRALLDNKPHQDVEEILFASPAGWTQDEAKELVLIASNQLATQKSEPEQSFDENQRIESELLAMAVPIAVELINWQLRETGSNSLRFKRATLEKQGRELVFSHDERGEIFRVAVNRNQSGELEYSPINVGEVKNEDLNFWQEADRILQQIISEKQQQSIRQNKGISL
- a CDS encoding response regulator, with the protein product MLPKNSNETYPQKDREFLEQIPQSQSPSLNGLRVLVVDDNEDCLCIVTFILSDYQAQTKTATSVDEAIEAIEEWKPDIVISDIGMPNKDGYSLVSSIRNKEASMGGFLPAVALTSYVYPEDISEAIDAGFQEVIRKPFEPDELVAVLARLTGQTI
- a CDS encoding plasmid mobilization protein, giving the protein MQADPRINLSNQLTDTLNNRSVAPDSKREVTITFRASYVEKARLEQRCSGVVQSDYIRARLFDYPLPHPKLVIPEVNRQAIYELKKIGNNLNQQTRAINEAVKIGSQPLTNEVKSYLKTLEELTALLEQTRQSLTQSTGEG
- a CDS encoding response regulator; the encoded protein is MRTNQTSNRESKLNSQQRLVGIRILLVEDEPDIADLLIFVLETAGAEVMALINAEAAFGILESFHPNILVSNVRLPEHNGNWLIEQIRGHSSPYFRQLPAIAITSYTREFSESKAIDAGFDRFLVKLENLESIESVIVELLSSRDYMD
- a CDS encoding helix-turn-helix domain-containing protein, with the translated sequence MNKQEAADYLGVSVRALERYVQQGRIGVKYEKGKTRPTANFDQTELEAFKEELNQPTVKPAFESRQIATEQQPQTGKLVHSSGEIAEFGEIGVIDKLSSIIEGLLGRGDNHPVVPIADKLLLTIAEAQALTGLSREFLRDAITAGSLKAKVIGKGWRVKRSDLQEYVDKLF